The bacterium DNA segment GAAGGTAGAAACAAAAGTCAGATGGTAAGAGATGCTTTAATAAAATATCTTGCTGATAAAAGATGGCAGGAATATAGGCAACAACTAACCTTGAAAGCTCGTGCTCTTGGATTTTATACAGAAGAAGATGTAGAAAATATGGTAGATGATATAAGAGACGAAAATAATGATTAAGATTGTT contains these protein-coding regions:
- a CDS encoding ribbon-helix-helix protein, CopG family, encoding MRTREVMTISLSASLLKEIEERAEKEGRNKSQMVRDALIKYLADKRWQEYRQQLTLKARALGFYTEEDVENMVDDIRDENND